CGTGGGTGGAGGGCTCGCTCGACCCAGTCGGCGAAGCTCGTTTGCCCGAAGTCACCATGGGCAGGGAAATTCAACTCGCGGTAAGCCCGACTCGTCGCGGTCAGCTCATCGATGTGACCTCTGGCGAAACCATCGCAACTGTTGACGTCGCATTCCCCGTTTTGCATGGTCCGTACGGTGAAGACGGCACTATCCAAGGGCTGCTGGAGATGTCTGGCCTGCCGTATGTCGGCACCGGCGTGCTGTCGAGCGCGTGTGGCATGGACAAGGAATTCACCAAGAAACTCATGATGGCCGAGTCGCTTCCAGTCACCGATGAGTACATTTTGCGTGGCGACGACGTTTTGCCCGAGGATCAAAAAGCCCGCCTTGGCCTGCCTGTTTTTGTGAAGCCGGCGCGTGGCGGATCGTCGATCGGAATTTCTAAGGTGACCGATTGGGATGAACTTGGCGCGGCTATCCGATTGGCTCGCGAATCGGATGACAAGGTGATCATCGAATCTGAGATCGTTGGAGACGAGGTCGAAGTTGGTGTGCTTGAATATCCCGATGGTCGCCTAGTTGCCTCTTCGCCTGCGAAGTTGTTGGGGACTGAGGATTCCGATGAGGGGTTCTACGGTTTCGAGACCAAGTACCTGGATAATGTCGTTTCCGCCGAGATTCCAGCGCCTTACGACGAGGAGACGATTCGTCAGCTCAAGGCGCTGGCGATCGAGACTTTCCGGGCGCTCAACTGCACTGGCCTGTCTCGAGTGGATTTCTTTGTGACAGAGAAGGGCCCGGTGTTGAATGAGGTCAACACCATGCCAGGTTTCACACCGATTTCGATGTACCCACAAGTCTTTGCCGCCGATGGTGTGGGTTACGCGGAGCTTTTGGACACTTTGATCCAAACTGCGCTGGCCCGCGGTGGTCGAATGGCTTAGTTTTCGTGCAGTTTGGGTACATCTCGAACGCCAAAACCCGAACGCCCTGGATGGAAACTCACTGCGAGTTAAGCCATCCAGGGCGTTCGGGTTTTGCCATTCGGGTTCTGCGAAGGGCGTCCGGAACTACTTCTCCGGCACAGACTCGGCAATCGCGTCAGTCAACTTGACCACTGCCTCGTTGCCCACCGCCTGAGGCATGGAAGCCGCGATCTCAGCCTCCCGGCCCAGCGCGAACCACGTCGAGGAGGTAGAGCCATTAATCAATTTGGTGTCCTCGAACCAAGGAACGCCATTGATCTGATTCAGTTGCACGCCCGCCTCGTAGTTCTCGGGTTCCGCGACACCGCAGCGCAGCACAACTGGTTCCTGGCCGTCAGCAACCCAGGCCGCGGTGAACTCCTCAGCTACTTCCAAACGCTTGTAACCCTCGGCTACTTCATCAGGCAAGACGCTCATCAGAGGCGCACACGCCGAAGAATCGCCACCAGCCAGCTGCTTTAAAGGCGCATCGCTTGGATTCACTGGCTGTTCTTTCAGCTCAGCGACAGGTAATTCGGACACAGGCTCCGTGGCACCATCCAAACCAAGTTCATCAGTGGTCACGGCCACCACAGGGAAGCGATCTGTGGTGTACCACGTCTTCAACGTGGATCCGGGTGTGGCGTCATCAACGCGCAACCATTCCGCACCGCCGATGTTTTCCGTGGAGGAATACTCGGTGTACTGCAGCGGAACGTCGACGCCACAACGCAGAGTAATACGCTCGAGTTCGCTGGTCTGCCAGGCTGCGGCACCAGCCGGTGCGGGCTCGACCAGCTCGGCACGTTTGTGGCCAAGCAGTTCGTCGGGAAGCGATTCCAACAGCGAGGCGCATTCCGCGGATTCAGCATCGGGGGCGGGCAGTGGAGTCATGGCAACTGGCTGATTAGTCAGCCTGTCAAAGTACACTTTTGCACCGACAATGACCGCGAGAACCAGCGCCAAGGCTAGGCCGAGGCTGATGTAGACCGGTGTTCGGTTAAATTGGAGTTCATCACTCGACGTATCGTGAGTCATAAACCTAAAGTCTACTGAAAGGCTTCCGCCACCTATGTTCAGCACCGGTTTTCCTACTGATGGCCCCACGCTGGGTGATATCGGTGAGCATGCGGCAATTCAAGTGATCGTGGATGCTGCGCCTTCGTCGGTAAATGGTGACGACGCAGCCGTGCTCATGCACGCTTCTCCGAACTCACGTGCGGTGGCCACCACGGACATGCTGGTCGAAGGTCGCCATTTCCGCAGCGATTGGACTACCCC
The Corynebacterium breve genome window above contains:
- a CDS encoding D-alanine--D-alanine ligase family protein — its product is MIRIAVIYGGQSTEHSISCISAGAIMAELDRSKYDIVPVGITREGAWVEGSLDPVGEARLPEVTMGREIQLAVSPTRRGQLIDVTSGETIATVDVAFPVLHGPYGEDGTIQGLLEMSGLPYVGTGVLSSACGMDKEFTKKLMMAESLPVTDEYILRGDDVLPEDQKARLGLPVFVKPARGGSSIGISKVTDWDELGAAIRLARESDDKVIIESEIVGDEVEVGVLEYPDGRLVASSPAKLLGTEDSDEGFYGFETKYLDNVVSAEIPAPYDEETIRQLKALAIETFRALNCTGLSRVDFFVTEKGPVLNEVNTMPGFTPISMYPQVFAADGVGYAELLDTLIQTALARGGRMA
- a CDS encoding DUF3515 domain-containing protein yields the protein MTHDTSSDELQFNRTPVYISLGLALALVLAVIVGAKVYFDRLTNQPVAMTPLPAPDAESAECASLLESLPDELLGHKRAELVEPAPAGAAAWQTSELERITLRCGVDVPLQYTEYSSTENIGGAEWLRVDDATPGSTLKTWYTTDRFPVVAVTTDELGLDGATEPVSELPVAELKEQPVNPSDAPLKQLAGGDSSACAPLMSVLPDEVAEGYKRLEVAEEFTAAWVADGQEPVVLRCGVAEPENYEAGVQLNQINGVPWFEDTKLINGSTSSTWFALGREAEIAASMPQAVGNEAVVKLTDAIAESVPEK